Genomic window (Streptomyces sp. LX-29):
GCCTGACCATCCCCGGGACGCTGCCGTTCGACCACCCGACCTGCGCCGCCCTCGCCGCCCACCTCCTCGACGAGCTGGCGCTCACCCCGGGCGCCCACGAGGCGGACGCCGAGCCCCCGCGGGACGCGAACGGCGCGCCCACCGCCCACGACGCCGACGCCGCGGACACCTCGGATCCCGCGGATCCCGCGGACCCGGACGACATGGCAGCACTGCTCGCCGAGGTGGAGAGCCTGTCCGCCGACGAGGCGGCCCGGTACCTGGACCAGCTCACGCTGGGGAACGAGCCCGGAGGGGACACGACCCATGACTAGCATCGCCGACCGCATCGCGGCGCTCCCCGCCGCCCAGCGGAGCCTCCTCGAGGAGCGCCTGCGCCGCCAGCGGTCCCACGCCACCCCGCCTCCCGAGCCGATCGCCGTGGTGGGCATGGGCTGCCGCTTCCCCGGAGGCGTCGACGACGCCGAGACGTACTGGAACCTGCTGCGGTCCCGGACGGACGCCACCTCCACCGTCCCCGAGGGGCGGTGGGACGCCGAGAGCCTGCACGACCCCGAGGGGGCACGCCCCGGCACCACGCGGGCCAGACGCGGCGGGTTCCTCGAGACGATCGACACCTTCGACGCCGAGTTCTTCGGCATCCCCCCGAGGGAGGCCGAGACGCTCGACCCGCAGCACCGGCTGCTCCTGGAGGTCGCCTGGGAAGCCCTGGAGCACATGGGGCAGGACCCCACCGCCCTCCGGGGATCCCAGACCGGCGTGTTCGTCGGCATCGGGATCGACGACTACAAGCTCCTGCAGACCGCCGACCTGACACGGCTCGACGGGCACATGGCCACCGGCAACCTGTTCTGCGTGGCGGCCGGTCGCATCTCGTACCTGCTGGGCCTCCACGGCCCGTCCCTGGCGGTCGACACCGGGTGCTCCTCGTCCCTGGTGACCGTTCACCTGGCGATGCAGAGCCTGCGCTCCGGGGAGTGCGACCTCGCGCTGGCCGGCGGCGTCCACCTCATGGTCTCCCCGGAGATGACCGTCGACCTGTCCCAGGCCGGGGTGCTCTCGCCCCAGGGACGCAGTCGCGCCTTCGACGCCGCGGCCGACGGGTACGCCCGCGGCGAGGGCGCCGGAATGGTCGTGCTCAAGCGCCTGTCGGACGCCCAGGCCGACGGGGACACCGTGCTCGCCGTGCTGCGCGGCTCCGCGGTGAACCACGGGGGCCGCGGCAGCGGCCTCACGGTCCCCAGCGGCAGCGCCCAGAAGGACCTCATCGCCACCGCCCTGAAGGCCGCACGGGTGGCGCCCGCGGACGTCGACTACGTGGAGACCCACGGCACCGGCACCCCCATCGGCGACCCCATCGAGGCGAACGCGCTCGGCGCCGCCTACCGCGGCGGGCGCTCACCGGAACGCCCGCTCCTGATGGGCACGGTGAAGACCAACCTCGGTCACCTGGAGGCGGCCGCCGGCGTCGCGGGCCTGATGAAGGTGGTGCTGTCGCTCCAGCACCAGGAGATCCCGGCCCATCTGCACCTGGGGGAGCGCACCCCGCAGGTCTCCTGGGACGAGCTGCTGCTCGACGTGCCCGCCGAGGCCCGCCCCTGGCCCCGGGGCGAGCGGCCCCGCACGGCCGGGGTGAGCTCCTTCGGCATCGGCGGCACCAACGCCCATGTGATCGTCGCCGAGGCCCCCGCCGTCTCCCCGCCCCCGCCCGCGGCCGGGGACACGGCCCGCCCGGCCCTGCACCCGGTCGCGCTGTCCGCGCGGGACGAGGCCGCCCTGGGCCGCGTCGTCGAGCGCTACCGTCGGCACCTGGAGCTCCACCCCGAACTCGACTGCGCGGACCTGGCGTACTCCGCCGACACCGGACGGGCCCACTTCGCCCACCGCGCGTTCTTCGCCGCGTCCGACACCGAGGACCTCGCCGTCCAGCTCGCCGCCTGGCGGGCGCCGGCCACCGGGTCCGCTCCGCGCGGCGGCGGCCGGGAGTTCCGCACCGCCTTCCTCTTCACCGGGCAGGCCTCCCAGTACGTCGGGATGGGCGCCGGTCTGTACGCCACCCAGCCGGTGTTCCGCCAGGCGCTCGACACCTGCGCGCGGCTGCTGCGGGAGCGGTACGGCTGGTCCCTGACGGACCTCCTGTACGCGGACGAGGCCGACCCGACGCTCATCGACCGCACCGAGTACGCCCAACCCGCCCTGTTCTCCCTGGCCTACGCACTGGTATCGCTGTGGCAGTCGTGGGGCGTCAAGCCCTCCGTCGTCCTCGGCCACAGCATCGGCGAGCTGTCGGGCGCCTGCGCCGCCGGAGTGCTGCGCCTGGAGGACGCCCTGACGCTGGTCGCCGAACGCGGCCGCCTCATGGGACGGCTGCCCGGCGAGGGCGGGATGGCCGTCGTCGCCGCCGACGAGGACACCGTCCGGGCCCTGCTGACCCCCTTCGACGGCCGGCTGAGCGTCGCGGCGGTCAACGGCCCGCACCAGACCGCCGTCTCCGGCGCCGCCGACGCCCTGGACGAGCTGCTGACACGGGCCCAGGCCGAGGGGGTCGGCGTCCGCCGCCTCACCACCTCGCACGCGTTCCACTCGGCGCTCATGGATCCGATGCTGGAGCCGTTCGGCGCCCTGGCCGCCGACGTGCCGCACGCGCCGGCGACGGTCCCCGTCATCTCCACGGTGACCGGCGGGCGCGTCCGCGGTGAGGACATGGCGGGGGCGGACTACTGGCGGCGCAACGCCCGCGACGCGGTCCGCTTCCTGCCCGCCGTGGCCACGCTGCTGGAGCGGCGCTTCGACGCGGCCCTGGAGATCGGCCCCGACCCCGTCCTGACCCGCCTGGTCACCAAGCAGGGCCTGGACCCGCGAGGGGATCGGCTCTGGCTGCCCTCCCTGTCCCGCCGCACCGACGACGAGCGGCAGATCCTCCAGACCCTGGGGCAGCTGTACGAGGCCGGGGCCGACATCGACTGGCGGGCGGTGCACGCCGGATCGGGCGGACGTCGGGTGTCCCTGCCCACGTACCCCTTCGGACGCAAGCGCTACTGGCGGGACACCCGGGGCGCACGCGGCTCACGGCCGGCGGGCACGCCCGTCTTCCCCGGCACCCGGCTGAGCTCGCCCGCGCTGCGCGACACCGTCCACCAGACCCGCTTCACGGCCGACTCCCCGGCCTTCCTCGCGGACCACGTGCTCTTCGACGAGGTGGTGGTCCCGGCCGCGTCC
Coding sequences:
- a CDS encoding type I polyketide synthase is translated as MTSIADRIAALPAAQRSLLEERLRRQRSHATPPPEPIAVVGMGCRFPGGVDDAETYWNLLRSRTDATSTVPEGRWDAESLHDPEGARPGTTRARRGGFLETIDTFDAEFFGIPPREAETLDPQHRLLLEVAWEALEHMGQDPTALRGSQTGVFVGIGIDDYKLLQTADLTRLDGHMATGNLFCVAAGRISYLLGLHGPSLAVDTGCSSSLVTVHLAMQSLRSGECDLALAGGVHLMVSPEMTVDLSQAGVLSPQGRSRAFDAAADGYARGEGAGMVVLKRLSDAQADGDTVLAVLRGSAVNHGGRGSGLTVPSGSAQKDLIATALKAARVAPADVDYVETHGTGTPIGDPIEANALGAAYRGGRSPERPLLMGTVKTNLGHLEAAAGVAGLMKVVLSLQHQEIPAHLHLGERTPQVSWDELLLDVPAEARPWPRGERPRTAGVSSFGIGGTNAHVIVAEAPAVSPPPPAAGDTARPALHPVALSARDEAALGRVVERYRRHLELHPELDCADLAYSADTGRAHFAHRAFFAASDTEDLAVQLAAWRAPATGSAPRGGGREFRTAFLFTGQASQYVGMGAGLYATQPVFRQALDTCARLLRERYGWSLTDLLYADEADPTLIDRTEYAQPALFSLAYALVSLWQSWGVKPSVVLGHSIGELSGACAAGVLRLEDALTLVAERGRLMGRLPGEGGMAVVAADEDTVRALLTPFDGRLSVAAVNGPHQTAVSGAADALDELLTRAQAEGVGVRRLTTSHAFHSALMDPMLEPFGALAADVPHAPATVPVISTVTGGRVRGEDMAGADYWRRNARDAVRFLPAVATLLERRFDAALEIGPDPVLTRLVTKQGLDPRGDRLWLPSLSRRTDDERQILQTLGQLYEAGADIDWRAVHAGSGGRRVSLPTYPFGRKRYWRDTRGARGSRPAGTPVFPGTRLSSPALRDTVHQTRFTADSPAFLADHVLFDEVVVPAASHLAMTVAAVHDLAAGQGTGGRAVLEGVSFPQALALDDAERDIQLIIAGPDGSDGVPGPAAGEDTEPRNFRVVSAPAGTTDQRAWTTHAVGTVRTGSEAEVRPPALGDLLDRPGRRLDGEDFYTAMRESGAELGDGFRRLGELTRHEGELLIRMVPPAHDGGDGPFLLHPGLVDACVQAVVALAWSARPEAELGVRVPIRLDALRFHKEPPSAPLWCRVQERPEQSPDGDTVVADVLLLDDDGEAVLRLDGLWVRRVAADALLRRDTAVVRRPAWKAVDADPAGTPDADDWLILADRGGVGAALAAQLDEAGQRVTLVEATARDADGVATLLREHAGSEPPSNVAFLWGLDEPREEPTADDLDRAQESGTGALLAVLQALGAPGHRARVLVATRGARSLSAHPVHVTHAPLWGLAAIANAENPDVRCVLLDLDPAGRSPRSEAAALTAEALARGGDDQVAIRDGRRYVAGTERVAPPGTAAPEEIVRPDGTYLLTGGLGALGLHTADWLVRRGARHLALIGRKAPSATAGERIATWRRAGVEVVVNQADVSDFDAVARVLTDVAAAMPPLRGVIHAAGVLDDGSVRRQNAGRLRAVMAPKMRGAWNLHRLTRDAKLEFFVLYSSVAALMGSRGQSGYAAANAFLDALAHHRQFLGLPATSVAWGPWSGSGMVATLDEHAGRRVRESGFGMLEPEPAFHALEDVLRTGVHHAYVHAGEAGGRRSSAADTAARARRDGRSADRQTVYDRPDTLGPAVAPRDDREAALVTIWESLLGIHPIGVEDDYFRLGGDSITSLRIVSRAKQAGIRLTEADFFAHPTIAELAASAGTVTPPPADERDRPAPEPDAPAPSGVAGSHLAEGDLQRLLSRIGAVMTDEPAPEACTDAADDTQADDSTTERRSR